A stretch of the Nicotiana tabacum cultivar K326 chromosome 6, ASM71507v2, whole genome shotgun sequence genome encodes the following:
- the LOC107787226 gene encoding ycf20-like protein: MASRMDAIILQSLPAAENESVGHLFAVSRSSAILDFSNRLEVTEQISKFGVKCMPSINIRSQTRRRGSRIAFALDTGRIPSSDDQDDLNGDGGDLGGTRLGRIVGGGGRQLLEKLNSARKNFPMKVFLLLLGFYTANALATILGQTGDWDVLVAGVVVAAIEGIGMLMYKKPPSLPSRRLQSLVSMVNYWKAGVILGLFVDAFKLGS; encoded by the exons ATGGCTTCTAGAATGGATGCAATAATACTGCAGTCTTTGCCAGCAGCCGAAAATGAAAGCGTTGGACATTTGTTTGCAGTTTCAAGAAGTTCTGCTATCCTGGATTTCTCCAACAGACTAGAAGTAACTGAACAAATTTCAAAGTTTGGTGTAAAATGTATGCCATCTATTAATATTAG GTCGCAGACAAGAAGACGTGGATCAAGAATAGCATTTGCTTTGGATACAGGCAGAATTCCCAGTAGTGATGATCAAGATGACCTCAATGGTGATGGCGGCGATTTAGGTGGAACTCGTTTGGGGAGGATAGTTGGTGGTGGGGGCAGGCAGCTCTTGGAGAAGCTCAATTCAGCTCGGAAAAATTTTCCGATGAAAGTATTTCTGCTTCTCTTAGGTTTTTATACGGCAAATGCCTTGGCTACGATCCTAGGACAGACTGGTGATTGGGATGTACTAGTAGCAGGAGTCGTTGTAGCTGCAATTGAGGGAATCGGAATGCTGATGTATAAAAAGCCTCCTTCTCTGCCTTCCAGGAGGTTGCAATCTCTGGTTTCAATGGTGAACTACTGGAAAGCAGGTGTTATTCTAGGTCTCTTTGTTGATGCTTTCAAATTAGGAAGTTGA
- the LOC142181699 gene encoding uncharacterized protein LOC142181699 yields the protein MQLHLNVPLKILMYHLHDLVTHNVAPIDEYLLRQNPMDDEGDYESTAENFKPVSREGDLSPTTSSKGAMDRLELRDHLYYLASDMELPWLVGGDFNVVLHEDEKIGRLPIHPPEYEDFAFCVNSCGFFEQGYKGSPFTRWNGRPNAECIFKRLDRIFMNLPFQNMLPTIEVKHLIRTGSDHAPLLMTWEEQNTNFIKPFRFLNFWTKHATFMDVVRQNWEADFIWDPFLMFKQKLKRVKAALSRWSRETFGDIFKLLAILEDIVRVKEMLFFEEPTIENRIVLQKAQSELKKYLSIEEQYWKQKAGMTWFAEGDRNTSFFHNHVNDKRKKLQLKRIKNGSGVWIDDQELATAAVDFYQK from the exons ATGCAGCTGCATCTTAATGTTCCATTGAAGATTCTTATGTATCATTTACACGATTTAGTTACACACAATGTGGCACCAATTGATGAATACTTATTGAGACAAAATCCAATGGATGATGAAGGAGATTATGAATCAACTGCAGAAAACTTCAAACCAGTCTCTAGGGAAGGGGATTTATCACCTACAACTAGTTCTAAAGGAG CAATGGATAGGTTGGAATTGCGGGATCACCTATATTACCTAGCAAGTGATATGGAATTGCCATGGTtggtaggaggggatttcaatgtggTATTGCATGAAGATGAGAAGATAGGGAGACTTCCAATACACCCTCCTGAATATGAGGATTTTGCATTTTGTGTAAATTCTTGTGGTTTTTTTGAACAAGGGTACAAGGGAAGTCCATTTACACGGTGGAATGGGAGACCCAATGCTGAGTGTATATTCAAGAGATTGGATAGGATATTTATGAATTTGCCATTTCAGAACATGCTACCAACTATTGAAGTTAAGCATCTAATCAGAACTGGATCAGATCATGCACCATTACTAATGACATGGGAGGAGCAGAATACTAATTTTATCAAGCCTTTCAGGTTCTTGAACTTTTGGACAAAGCATGCTACATTTATGGATGTGGTGAGGCAGAATTGGGAAGCTGATTTCATATGGGATCCTTTTTTGATGTTCAAGCAGAAGCTCAAGAGGGTGAAGGCAGCACTTTCAAGATGGAGTAGGGAAACATTTGGTGATATCTTCAAGCTGCTGGCTATTTTGGAGGACATTGTTAGGGTGAAGGAGATGTTGTTTTTTGAAGAACCTACAATTGAGAATAGGATTGTGCTTCAAAAGGCTCAATCTGAATTGAAGAAATACTTGAGTATTGAGGAGCAGTATTGGAAGCAAAAAGCTGGGATGACTTGGTTTGCTGAAGGAGATAGGAATACAAGCTTCTTTCACAATCATGTCAATGACAAAAGAAAGAAATTGCAACTAAAAAGGATCAAGAATGGCAGTGGAGTATGGATTGATGATCAGGAATTGGCTACAGCTGCAGTGGACTTCTATCAAAAATAG